AGCCGGACGCGAAACCGTGACATGGGCGTCCTGTCACACTTCGCGGCGCGGCTGCGTCGGTACTGGTTGAGGGGGCCCCGACCGGCCGCGGGAGGACCGCCCCGTCACCTACGACGTGCCGACACGGGCACCACGACATCGAAGGCAGGACGGGAATTGAACGGCGAGACGCTCATCCAGCGATACATCCGGGCCTTGGGAGAGCAGGACTGGGACACCCTCACCGAGCTCTACGACGAGGACGCGGTCTTCTACACGCCCCTCAAGTGGGGAGTCAAAGGCGTCCCGTTCATGGTCCAGTTCTGCAAGGCCGTACACCAGGGCTTCCCCGGCGTACGGGTCGCCCTGCACGACGAGTTCTCCAACGCGGACGGCACCCGGACGGCGTTCCGTTTCTCGATGCACTGGCACAACACCGGGCCGTTCCTCGGGCATGAGCCCACCGGGGAGCGCGGGTCGAGCATCGAGGCCCACACCGTGCGGGTCCGCGCGGGCCGCATCACCGAACAGGTCGTGGCCGTCGGGTCCTTGCACCTGCCGTACATCGAACTCGTGCGCTGGGGCATGGAGTTCCCCCGCGACCTGGTCGACCCCGCGCCCGAGATCATGTCCTCCCCGCAGGGCGGGGGAACGCATGGCTGAGCGCACGGGCATCCCCTTCACGACCCGGCCGCCCGGGAACGTCGCCGCGCGCATGCGCGAGCAGGGGTGGTGGCGCGACCGGTCCATCATCCAGGACCTGCTCGACGCGGCCGCCGAGCATCCCGAGGCCCCCGCGGTCGTCGCCGCCCGCACCGACGCGGCCGACCCGGTCACCATCACGTACGCCCAACTCGCGCGCCACGCCGAACGGTTCGGCGCCGCCCTGCTCTCCCTCGGGATCCGCCGCGGTGACCGGGTCGCCTTCCAGCTCCCCGGCTGGTGGGAGTCCGCGGCACTGACCCTGGCCTGCGCCTGGACGGGAGCCGTCGCGGTACCGCTGCTGCCCACGATGCGCGGCCGCGAGGTCGAGCGCCTGCTCCGGGTGGCCGGGGCGCGTCTCTGCGTCGTCCCGGACACCTGGGGCGGCCACGACTACGCGGCGGTCCTGGAGGAGATCGCGCCCAGGCTCCCCGAACTGCGCCACCGGGTCGTCCACGGTGACGAGGCGCCCGACGGAACCATCGACTTCGCCACGTACTTCCTGCACACCGAGCACGAGGCCCGCCTGCCCCACCCGCTCGAAGTGCCGTCCGGGCAGGACCTCGACTCCGTGATCCTGGTGATGTTCACCTCCGGCACCACGGGCGAGCGCAAGGCCGTGCTGCACACCGAGAACACGCTCTACGCCGGGACCGCCGCCGCGGCGGGCGTCGCCGAGCGAGGCTGGGACACGGGCGAGGTGTTCTGTTCACCCCACCCCATCTCGGGGCTCGCCGGTCTCCTGTACTGCCTCTGGGGGCCGATCCTCGCCCGAGGTGCCGGGGTGTACCTGGACACGTGGAACGCGGCGGAGCAGCTGAAGCTGATGGCCGACGCGCAGGCCAACCAGGTGTTCGCCGCGCCACCGTTCGCGGCGCAGCTGGTCGAGGCACAGCGGGCCGACCCGCGTGAGGTGCCCGCCCTGCGGTTCGTCATGTGCGGGGGCGCACCCGTGGTGCCGAAGCTCGTGGCCGACGTCACCGACGCCTTCTCGGTGCCGGTGCGTACCTGCTGGGGAATGACCGAACTCGGCATGGGCATCCGCACCCCGGAAGGGGGGCCACCGGCCGGTGCCGTCCGCAGTGACGGTCGTCCCCTCGCGGGCCTGGAGATCTCCCTGCGGGAGGTCGCGGGGGAGGACGGCGTGCACCGGCTCTGGGTCCGTGGACCCTCCGTATGCGTGGCCGTGTGGTCGCCCGGGGCGGACGGTGGGGCGGCGCGGCCGACCTGGACGCACGACGACGGGTGGATGGACACCGGTGACCTGGTGCGCGACGACGGCGCGGGCGGCGTGCGCTT
The sequence above is a segment of the Streptomyces sp. Je 1-369 genome. Coding sequences within it:
- a CDS encoding ester cyclase — encoded protein: MGVLSHFAARLRRYWLRGPRPAAGGPPRHLRRADTGTTTSKAGRELNGETLIQRYIRALGEQDWDTLTELYDEDAVFYTPLKWGVKGVPFMVQFCKAVHQGFPGVRVALHDEFSNADGTRTAFRFSMHWHNTGPFLGHEPTGERGSSIEAHTVRVRAGRITEQVVAVGSLHLPYIELVRWGMEFPRDLVDPAPEIMSSPQGGGTHG
- a CDS encoding AMP-binding protein — protein: MAERTGIPFTTRPPGNVAARMREQGWWRDRSIIQDLLDAAAEHPEAPAVVAARTDAADPVTITYAQLARHAERFGAALLSLGIRRGDRVAFQLPGWWESAALTLACAWTGAVAVPLLPTMRGREVERLLRVAGARLCVVPDTWGGHDYAAVLEEIAPRLPELRHRVVHGDEAPDGTIDFATYFLHTEHEARLPHPLEVPSGQDLDSVILVMFTSGTTGERKAVLHTENTLYAGTAAAAGVAERGWDTGEVFCSPHPISGLAGLLYCLWGPILARGAGVYLDTWNAAEQLKLMADAQANQVFAAPPFAAQLVEAQRADPREVPALRFVMCGGAPVVPKLVADVTDAFSVPVRTCWGMTELGMGIRTPEGGPPAGAVRSDGRPLAGLEISLREVAGEDGVHRLWVRGPSVCVAVWSPGADGGAARPTWTHDDGWMDTGDLVRDDGAGGVRFEGRASRRVGGPYMIPVADVEGEILHHPDVREAVIIGYSGEDGQERACAVLAPRADRTPDLAELRAFLSRRGMTEWYIPERVLAVAELPKNENGKVVVGQLRPLLG